The genomic stretch CTAAGAAACTTCTGATCTCAGTAGCTGACTTTGGAGTCTCCCACTGTAACACAACATCTACCTTAGATGGATCTACAGCAATGCCACTGCCAGATATgacatgtcccagaaaactgacttctttcaaccaaaattcacacttggacaacttcGCATACAATTTCCTTTCTTTCAACACTTGCAATACTGTCTTCAAATGATCAGAATGCTCTTGCTCTAATTTAGAATATATCAAAATGTCGTCTATGAACACCACGACAAACTGATCTAATacggttcatatattccatgaatacTCCTGGCGCACtcgtaacaccaaatggcatcactgaatattcataatgtccatatcTTGTTCTGAATGCTGTCTTCAAAACATCTTCATCTTTAACCTtgatctgatggtaacccgacctcagatcgatcttgctaaacacactcgcacccaccaattggtccatcaaatcatctatTCTCGGTAGCGGGTATTTATTCTTAATGGctactttattcagctgtctataatctacGCAAagtctcatgcttccatcctttttCTTCACTAACAGCACTGGAGttccccacggcgatacacttggTCTGACAAACTTCTTCTCTAGTACGTCTTCTAATTGCTTCTTTAATTCCGTCAACTCAGATGcggacatcctgtacggtgccatagaaacaggtctggtaccaAGTACAAGATCAATCGTAAACTAAATTCCTCTTTCTGGCGGCACATCAGGAATCTCATCGGGAAAAAATTCAGGGAATTCACTTACTACCGGTAATTCATCGACGATGTTCTGATTCTCGATTGACAATGTTGCCATCAACGAGAACATCTCTACTTCTTCCTTCAGCAATTGTCGTACCTGCTTAGACGACACTAAAccagcttcttcttcttcggCAGTTGAAAATCTCACAGTCTTGTTATAACAATTGATATGAGCATAGTTatattctaaccagttcattcccaaaaTTACGTCTAGCCCGGCTAACAGTAAACATACTAAATCAACAGCAAAGTCCCTGCCGAAGATCGACAGCGGACACTTCAAACAAACAAGAGATGTAGTCACAGATCCTTTAGCTGGAACCTCAACTACCATTTCGCCATTCATCGAGGATAGCAtaagacccaatctttcaacacattcagcagcaataaaacaatgagtagcaccagtatcaataatagtaattaaaggaatacTATTGATGAAGCAAGTACCTCTAATGAGTCTGTCCTCAGTGCTTGTCTGAGTACCAGCCAatgcgaacaccttaccaccagttTATGCCTTCTTTGGTTTCTGACATTGACTTCCAATGTGTCCTTCTTCGCCGCAATTAAAACACACCACTTCTTTATGTCTACATTCAGACATCGTATGACCAATCTTGCCACAACGAAAACACTTCTTAACATCATTAGTGCAGTAAGTACTCTTATGACCAGCCTTCCCACACTTAAAACACACAATCGGAGCAGGAGCACCTCCCCCACTTGTTCTCTGGCCCGGAACAGCTCTTTGTTTGCCCTTGCCAGCTGGAGTGTCATAAGGCTTGCCACGTTGCTGATTCTGCCTGCCTCTTCTATCACTGACAATCTTATAGTGAGCAGCAttatcttcctcaaagattctgcAGCTGTCTACCAAGTTAGGGAAAACGCGGATCTGCTGATACCCTATAGCTTTCTTGATTTCAGAGCGTAACCcatttcaaacttaacgcattttGAAAACTCTGCACCCTCTCCATCTTAGTATGGATAAAATTTGGCCAATTCAGTGAACTTAGCAGCATAGTCAATCACTGACATGTTCCCTTGTTTCAGTTCGTGGAACTCAATTTCTTTCTTACCACGGACACTCTCAGGATAATACTTTCTTAAAAGTTCTCTTCGGAACACATCCCAAGTGATCTCTTCACCTGCAGCTTCTAGTCTCTGGCGCGTTGCtagccaccagtcgtcagcttcgaCAACTAGCATATGTGTCCCATAGCGAACTTTCTGTGCCTGAGTACAATCCATTACACGAAAGATGTAgcacccctttttaccccataaaataataagcatataatcagagaataagcatgcatataattcaaaagggcgtcacatcgacgttttcaaaaaaaataaaaaaaaaaaagcttttaaaGCCGACATCATTTATCcataaaatacaatacacctggtcatttcaaataacacctgacatataataataattcatccagaatatgcattaacagcggaattaatactcatgtgtttcatataaatgatacatgtcccataccatgatcataatatttggcctaaagcctctcaacaacaagtaaccaattaaacaggttcacaagttataacaaaatacataagcaaatagaacatgagttcgacatctaagctacccagtgttacatgaccagagcactgactcgctacttaattaccaagcaactcggacgaaactccgactagatcacacgccagctactaatcgtcaaacctgcatgtcgccaaacgagggcaacattaaaacagaagggtgagaatacaaaccattatgaagaaagtataatgagatacaatggttaaatcaacaattataggaatgcattacacttgcctaatcataaaattaatgttaatcataattcacatatattaagcatacaccaagtataagagtataatatctcaatactatattctcaattatacacatagccataattatcacatattcccgcatttaaccaattacgtattcaagcatcacccattctcaattatcaactaatacaaatatcgctacaacaccaagtgtacataatcaattacaaaactcatacacatagcattatgacatcaatgcacataatcaattgttcactcgtacacttattataacaacataatgcacataatcaattatcacaatcatgcacatatcatgacaacataatgcacatagtcaactatcacataactctaatgtgactcaatgaaacatgtgacactatgcatgtggtaccaatgtgaaattctaagtttcaccggcctccgattcatatctctagaatctaagccacactttcgatccggacaagaccaaagtccaccaattgtaaacatatagtttacggcttccgattcactctagaatccaagcccgcttgtgtttcaaagcaaatccacctgtgtttcaaggcacactatgatatgaatgtatgtacaatatcacaaatatatgcaattaagatcatctctaccatcttaactttccgcatatcacaataattcaactctatgaattatccaccaattgtacacaacattcacaacacacacacatcattcacatatgagaggccaattaaccaattacgattcacacaatccaattaacactagtaaccataatatctcatgttaattcacattTGCCAAACATATATGAATACACACATTTCGCAATCAATCAACTAATCACTAGGATTCATGTCATACGACTACCCACAGAGAACATTCGCAAAACGAAATAATTGGCATAGCAATATtttattctcaacatacatattcaagccaaaatacaAATTCGGTCCATTTCACAAAATTCCGCAATTTACGGATAAACTGAATAATCGATCCAAGTCCGAACATAATCCAATCAAATCGGCTCAATGCAATTAATACAACTATTAATCATCAATTAATATCACCTACGaccaacaaaactatttttattaaaaagaatgtaaCACTtgctttctaacgcttcaaacggtaCTCAAAACGGActcacggtttgaaagttatgaatatttaaagtttttacaaAAAAACCAACCACCGACActatacactaacaactctaaacatgtcagaattacgcgaaacaattaaaatatgaCTCGTAATAACTCGAAACAACTCCGACAATTTTATtggcaactctaacaactctattgacaactctaacaactctattaacAACTCTACTGAAATTAAAACTAACTCGTTAATCTAATTGTTTATCTCTAATTATAAAATacctaaaatattattattattattattattattattattattattattataaactaattATTATAAACTAATGAAATTATTACATCTTGGTAGGAATGGATACGTGATACATCCACCATCCTATAGAATTAAGCCAATCGCAATTTTCGAAGATTCGTTCTTCTTCATTATACAATCATTATATCCATACAACATTAAAAGTTCTCATTCTGTGTGACAAGCAGACTTATTAACATCAATGAATTAATTCAATAAATTGACACATTAACATCCTAAAATATTTAAGAGGTACTTTAATTCAATTTCTGTAACAATAAGAAACAGACGTAGCAGTATATTGGTTTTGGTAACAGTAACAACAACCAACTAGTTTTCAACTTCTAAATCATTCTATTCCTAAAATCCATTCTTCTATGCCTATACTTTCATCACTATAAACTCTTATAATCATAATCCTTTGCTATATAGACAAAATACTAACATgtcaaaacctaaaaattaaagaacaaaattcctaaatcatgttaatctacccattgacccaatcatactaacccataataataaggattctcccccttacctcttcaatttctcctccaaaccctagcttctccttgttcttccccttttgctcttctcctccaccttctattcttttcaaaatgaccaaatgaaatgaaatgtctACTCTCCTCAACCTTTACTAACTTATGGTTTATAAAATGGGCTTAAGAAAATATAATTTCTACTtcaaataaataggcccaatagtCATAATCTCTTAATATCTCTATTTAGCTCAATAAACTAAACCAATACAAATATACACATagtcaattaattaaattaattattatatcaccaaataattaaatgaataattaacacatcaaataattaaataaataattaacacaccaaataatataaaatagtaaagtaaaataaatactaataaaatcctctaataactcaatgtctcatatttccggtctaatcttaattactcagaaaattcccaaaacgctaaatattaaatcattaatatttctaatactaaaaatattaaaatttttgtttaaatattgatccgctatcccgaactaataccgactaaatcgtctcaaaacgcgaaaatttcaataaacagaCTAacttaagcaaataattattaaaaacacaaaataatataattactaatataataaataaaatatgaataaaaatcgggatgttacaaaagatcctctcgatctctttcaaccaCTCTAACGCTCCATCAGGGTCATGCTTGCCTTTGAAGACCGGCGGGTTCTCCCTCTAGAAGGTAGCCAAACTGCGAGACCCAGCATTCTCACCAGCATTAGGTTGATGTTCCAGAGCTTCAGCCATAGCCTCCAAAGCAGCAGCAATCGCAACATCGTTTCTCCCAGCCATTTCAACTAAACACTGCAACAAAAACATAGTTAGATAACGAGTTTTAACCATACTCGATTTGTTAGCGACTCAACtacttggtcggacggaccgacctgctctgataccaattgtaacaccccactttcccatatCGAAAATAAACgaattataaatacataaataatcagagtaatatgagtaggatgtcacatcttccaaataaatcaat from Vicia villosa cultivar HV-30 ecotype Madison, WI linkage group LG4, Vvil1.0, whole genome shotgun sequence encodes the following:
- the LOC131597299 gene encoding uncharacterized protein LOC131597299 — its product is MVVEVPAKGSVTTSLVCLKCPLSIFGRDFAVDLVCLLLAGLDVILGMNWLEYNYAHINCYNKTVRFSTAEEEEAGLVSSKQVRQLLKEEVEMFSLMATLSIENQNIVDELPVVSEFPEFFPDEIPDVPPERGI
- the LOC131597300 gene encoding uncharacterized protein LOC131597300, which gives rise to MDCTQAQKVRYGTHMLVVEADDWWLATRQRLEAAGEEITWDVFRRELLRKYYPESVRGKKEIEFHELKQGNMSKAIGYQQIRVFPNLVDSCRIFEEDNAAHYKIVSDRRGRQNQQRGKPYDTPAGKGKQRAVPGQRTSGGGAPAPIVCFKCGKAGHKSTYCTNDVKKCFRCGKIGHTMSECRHKEVVCFNCGEEGHIGSQCQKPKKA